One genomic segment of Musa acuminata AAA Group cultivar baxijiao chromosome BXJ3-3, Cavendish_Baxijiao_AAA, whole genome shotgun sequence includes these proteins:
- the LOC103979130 gene encoding short-chain dehydrogenase TIC 32, chloroplastic, with protein sequence MGSWNWIPLFWKGDKVSSRGFHSSSTAEEVTEGIDASQLTAIVTGATSGIGKETARVLALRGATVVIPCRSLESGGKVKESILEQNADAKIHVMEMDLSSLDSVESFARSFNSSYEHLNILINNAGIMACPFQLSKDGIEMQFATNHLGHFLLTNLLMNKMIVTAEETGIQGRIVSVSSLGHSSKFDESWFNLEKINDQSNYGPFAAYSHSKLANIWHANELSRRLQEKGCNITANSLHPGAIHTNVCRYLNISSFILDAIAVAMKPFLKSIPQGASTTCYLALHPDMKDVTGKYFGDCNETLPSAVARDEELSIKCWEFSQQLLNNLRGPIVEH encoded by the exons ATGGGATCTTGGAACTGGATCCCCCTGTTCTGGAAAGGAGACAAGGTTTCCTCTCGTGGCTTCCACTCTTCCTCCACCGCGGAAGAGGTCACTGAAGGCATCGACGCCAGCCAACTCACTGCCATTGTCACCG GGGCAACTAGTGGAATTGGGAAGGAAACCGCAAGGGTTCTGGCACTGAGAGGCGCCACCGTCGTCATCCCCTGCCGGTCGCTGGAAAGCGGCGGAAAGGTGAAAGAAAGCATTTTGGAGCAGAATGCGGATGCCAAGATCCATGTTATGGAGATGGATTTGAGCTCCCTCGATTCGGTGGAGTCCTTTGCTCGATCGTTTAATTCATCGTACGAGCACCTAAACATTCTCAT CAACAATGCAGGGATTATGGCCTGTCCCTTCCAGCTATCCAAAGATGGAATAGAGATGCAGTTTGCTACTAATCACCTTG GACATTTTTTACTTACTAATCTGTTGATGAACAAGATGATAGTTACTGCCGAAGAAACAGGAATACAGGGAAGGATTGTTAGTGTTTCGTCTTTGGGTCATTCAAGCAAATTTGATGAATCTTGGTTTAATTTGGAGAAGATAAATGATCAATCTAA CTATGGACCTTTTGCTGCTTATTCTCATTCTAAGCTGGCAAATATATGGCATGCAAATGAGCTTTCTCGGCGTTTACAG GAAAAGGGCTGCAACATAACAGCAAATTCTCTTCATCCTGGAGCAATCCATACTAATGTGTGCCGCTATCTAAATATTAGCT CATTTATACTGGATGCCATTGCTGTTGCGATGAAACCTTTCTTAAAATCCATACCTCAG GGTGCATCTACTACCTGCTATCTTGCTCTACATCCTGACATGAAAGATGTAACTGGAAAATATTTTGGGGATTGCAATGAGACATTGCCTTCTGCTGTTGCAAGAGACGAGGAATTAAGCATCAAGTGCTGGGAATTCAGCCAACAACTCCTAAACAATTTAAGAGGGCCAATTGTTGAACATTAA